ACAGAATTTGAGTGTTGacttttggggagaaaaaaagatgccTACCCATAAAAGAGTTGTGGAATTGCTTGGGGAGAGCTCAGAAATGGGACATGGTGTGTTGCATCTCCTGGCTGTGGTTGGGAAGTGTGCCTGTCTGACCAGTTCTCTTGGTCCTGCTGGGCATGGCAGGACCACGACCACCACTTCATCCTCTTCATCAGCTTCTGAGACCTGTGTGTGATGTCTCATGTCCCCCTGGACTGTGTGTTGCTCCGTTACTGAGCAGCAGTATAAAAAGTATGTATTGGGTTGCGTTTCTTCCCCTGGCTAACAGCCGAGCAGCAATTCAGATGGCACCCAGTGGTCCAAGCAACTGAAGAAAGGAGGTCCTCATCCTGAGAGCGTGGTCCCTCTGCCTTGGCCTGGGAAGCTGGTCCTCGGAACCCCTCCAGGCTGAAAGCGCTGTTGTGTGACGTGACTGTGTAATTTTATGAGAGAGGCTGATCTTCCTCGTGTCCCTCTGAGAGGACAGAGGGAGCAAAACTGTGTGGATAACTTGTTACCTGCGTGTTTTCCATAAAAGCGGCAGTTAGCTAGGATTGGACATAGGAAGAGTAAATTTTAAtctctgcagcacagcatggtAACAGTTGACCTCAGTGCTTGTCCTTGTTCACTACACACCATTCCAGCTGTAACAGGAGTTGTAGTATGCATCGCTGTGTTGGCGACAGGAGGCAAAATCTTCAAGACCATTTTACGAAAGAAAGTGGCAACTTTGATAGCTGTAAATTTAAATATTGTTACCAACTGTGGTCTTAAGTGGGCTTGTGGCATTAACTACTGTTTCAGTGGCGGGTACAAAATACAGCCAAAATTTCTTGTCTCCTGTCAGGCGGCTGCCACGAGCATTTCCAGAAGCTGGATAAAATTACGTTGCTTGTTGCGGCAGGTCTCTGTGCTGAATGATGCTTGTTAGGGATCGTTAACATCCCGCTTGCGGGTGCCAGGTCTGGATGCCGCTGTCAGAAGGGCCGTGGTGACGACACCCAGTACTTAGCAGCAGTTTTGGGGACGATCTGCCTGTCTGCTTATCCTGAGTGTATTCTTATGTTTGTATTGTACAGGTTGTATTGATCATGGATGGTGAAGAAATCCAAACTTTCTCGAGTCCAAAGGAGGAAACTGCGTATTGGAAAGAGCTTTCTTTGAAGTACAAACAAAGGTACTCTTGGAGATTTGCAGGCTCGATTTGGTTCTTAATGACCAGAACattgtttaatctgtttcttTGCCAGGCTACACCAAGATGGGCATTGGATATATTAGAAAGAATCTCTGTATTTCCAGCTTTAAATCCAGCTTTAAAATTTCCAGCCTTGTGGGAGCTGGGTGTTTCTTGCACAGCGTTACCATGCCATGAACTCCAGGCTGTGTTTCAAGCATGTTTGAGCAAGAGCAGAGCCCTTTTGCAATCATGTGCATCTTTGTATAATAAAGTGCTGCCTTAAGTAGTATCTTGACGTTTTATCAGAAGAAGGTGCCTTTGGGCTTGCCTTGTATCAGTACTGTTCCCTTGGGCTTCTTGTACTTGAATAACTGGTATGAAAAATGGCTGATTTGGTGTGTGCTGCCATTTATTGAAGTGTGTTGTACCTCGTAGTCAAGCCTGTACCAGCGGTTTGCATCTTGTAGGGGGCACAGGGCTTTTTTGGCTACCAAAACCGACAAGAGAGGCTGAGTAAtgctgtgctgcttgggggggtggggtttgtttgggggttttctggAGTGGGGGGCATTGGAGGCTCCCAGTTGATTTTCTTGGGAAAGCTTTCCTTGCATTCAGTACTACTCGTGCAGTTGAGATGAAGCCAGTTAAAGCGCTCTCAAGACTGAAGAGCCCAAGGtgcatgctgctttttttctttggttttggtggttttttgggggaagggggtgGGCATATGGAGGGGACATGGAGAAACCTGAGCTGGTTTGGGGTATCGGAAAACTCTGTCTCTTGGACACCAGTGAATATGTTGTTTCATAAAACCTTGTTAGTGTTCTCTTCTGCTTGCTAAGAGCTGAGCTGTTACATGTGGTAAAGATGCAAATTTAATAAGGAAAGTATGTGGAATGGCTACTTCTAGTATTTAATAACTTGCAGTAGCAGAAGGTAGGTATGTGCTGGCTTCCTGCCGCAGTGCGCAATAACCGCGAGATTTGACCCTTCACGCTTTTCAAGAACCTTAAAATTCTAGGTAGTGCAGAGATTCAGAAACTGTTGTCATCTCTTATAGTTTTTTGACCAAAACCATGTTGAGTGTTTAATTCATTGGCTCTGTCCTCCTAGCAGTGAAATTTAACGGAGCACAAAGTGGTTGTCAGACTGCCATGAATTCTGTAAATAGCTTTGATACAAGTTTGTATTCACACATGCATTTAATGTAGCTGTTTGTTTGATGTGAGGGAATTAGTTTACTTTTATAGCTAAGCTTACTTACGTAATTTAtttccccatttttctttttccccttagaGGTCTATGGATGACACTTAAGTACTTCAAAAGTCTTGTTTTTTCAGCTTACTGTTTTAAAAGAGCAGTGGATTTTGTTTTAACTTGGGAGATTTTCAACTGATTGAATTCTTTCTTTATAGCTTCCAGGAAGCGCGTGAAGAGCTGACTGAATTTCAGGAGGGAAGCAGAGAATTAGAAGCTGAGTTGGAGGCCCAGCTAGTGCAAGCTGAGCAGAGGAACAGAGATTTGCAAGCAGATAACCAAAGactgaagtatgaggtggaaaCATTAAAGGTAGGTCTTTTCTGTAATAGGATTGCCTCTTCCTACAGATATGTCTTGGATCTGATTTTGGATTGTCTGGGCCGTTCTTGGTGACTGAATATCCAAATGAAGTAAAGGAGTTGTCTGTTTAAGATCCAGACTTGAGTATGGCATGTACTCCAAATAAGGTCAGCAACTTACCAGGGAAATTGCTGGCAGAGTTTTTCTTGTTCCCATCATGAAACTCTTGTCATGGAGTTTGTGCTTGCTTGTTTGAATTCACTAGGCTGTGCCAAGTAGTAGCTTTATTAGTTACACAGGCAACATCAGCATAGCAACAGGGTGGACAACGCAAGTATGCTTTGTCAGACCACTGTGTTATCATCTTTCTCTGCATACCATTTTTTTGCCTGCAATGTCTCCTTGATTTTACAGGGCCTTAAAGAAAGCTTTGAGGATGGGTGGTTTATGCACATCTTTATTTCTTAACAGACGTATCTGTGGAGACAGGAATTGCATAAGGGTCTGCATGTGCAGAAGGTGACTTTTAGTAGATACCTCTGTGTTAACAAGTTCTTGCCTCTTTTGGAATCTTGGAAAAGCATCAGTTTTGGTAGTTTTGGGTTATTTTAGTGAAGGCAAAGGTTAGAAACTTACCCACTGGAAATGAAGTTTGTGAATTACTTGTTCGTGTACCCAGTCCCAGCTATATCTGTAAGGTCAGTACATGTTTTATAAGGTCGGTAGTTTTTCCACAAGCACCTCTGTACTCTCGGAGCTGGTGAGAGCGTGTTCGGGAGTGATTTCTTCCAGTCTTTTGAAGATGAAATTGTGGACTTGCAGGTTTTGTAGCAGATTTCAGTGGCTCTCATTTTTGCTAATGGAGGTCTCAGGCAAGTTCTGGAAACAGCGTGGCTATTGTCAAGGGAGAGGCACTGAAGGGGAGCCTGTGCAGTTAGGTTTCTCTCTGGCTTCCTACGTGTTTGAGGCTTCACAGCAGCTGTCAGTGCAGGCTGTTGGGAGCAGATGCAGGGGTGCATCTCTGAGCAGCCAGCTGTGTCGTGGCAAGATGTCTGTGCACAATGCAGCATTTGTGATTTttatactgtgtccagttctgatgTTCAGATCGTGTTCCTTCTACCGCTCCAGTTTTTGCTCTGTATTACCAGCAATCCCACATCAGCAGACTACAGCGAGTATGGTATTTTACTTGTCCCATTTTACCACTGATCGCTTGGAGAGTGTATACGACTGATATTTCTCTTGCTACTTCTTTCTTTCAGGAGAAACTGGAGCACCAGTATGCGCAAAGTTACAAGCAAGTGTCGTTGTTAGAGGATGACCTGAGCCAGACACGGGCCATTAAAGATCAGCTGCATAAGTATGTGAGGGAGCTGGAGCAGACCAATGATGACTTGGAACGTGCAAAGAGGTGAAGTCTGCAAACCCCTTGTTTGCATAAAGTTTTCAGTAGATCTTTTCTTTCCTACTCAGATTGATAATTTTCTTattcttcaaaaagggaaaataatacacactcaaaaaaccccagacaaaccCCAAGACACTTGATCCTTTGAACAGTACAGCTTACCCTTGGAGTTCACTTCCATCAGCCGGTAGCATTACGTTACGGCAAGAAAGGCACCGAAGTGCTGCGTGTTCCTGTGAGAAACAAGCAGTGCAGGTCGGCTCGGAGCAAGCCAGGCCAGTGCACTGCATTTGTTACTACCAGCTAGGTGACTCGTGATCCTTGCAGCCGAAAGCCCCTTTGAAGTAAGAACCTAATGCTTTACATAGACccttttaaataaaacaggcTAAAGGAGTCTCCTCTTCCCCTGCAGAACAGCGTAATGACTGTAGGGAGCAAATGTGTCCTGTCTAAGTGCATAAAATGAACAGGCTGCTGTTAGAAACACCCAGTTTTGGAGTAGGTTGTGCTTCTGTTTTGCTGAATGGGAATTCTGCCATTGACTCAGTGGGACCAGGAATGAGCCTCTGGCTATCTGGCAAAAAGATCTGAGAGCTGAGGCCCTGTTTCCACAAAGCTCTTAGCCCTGTGACTAACTTTTGACACGCATGAGTTATCCCACTGAAATCATGGAACGAATTGGGTCTTAGGTAATATCCCAGTGCCCTGCTTTCTGCACTCGCTGGGCTGTTGCCTGCCAGAGCTCTGGAGAGTAGAGCAGCACCTGAGCTAATGCACTGGTCATACATATAGCTTGGGAAAAACGGAGGTGGGTGTGCTGGACTGGCTCTTTCCCAGCTCTTTGGTACGTCTCTGGGAGCCAGATGCTATCATGTTCTTTTCATCTTATTCCCTTGCTTCTGTGGAGTTTATTAGTCCTTTCTAAGAAGCATTTCCATAGCTTTCAAATGACTTAACTTGAATGTAGACCCTGCTAACATTTTTCTCTATTATGTTTTTGAATACATTTTTATGTTAGCTGAGCTGAAGAACCTAATATTCTGGATTTTGTTCCTAGGGCAACAGTGGTTTCATTGGAAGACTTTGAACAAAGGCTGAACCAGGCTATTGAGAGAAACGCATTTTTAGAAAGTGAACTGGATGACAAGGAGTCATTGCTGGTTTCTGTACAGAGATTAAAGGATGAAGCGAGAGGTATGGCTTGCTTGATTAGTTCTGTGTCTTGGTACATTGTTCGCTTGCTAACAGAGACGTGTAGCAACCACAGCTCATGTTTATAGAAAACCTCGTGTAAGGAGACTTGAACTGGACGCATAATGTAAGCGTTAGGTATTACTTACTAACAGTATGTTCTCTATTCTTTATATGTGCAATGTAGCTAAGAGGAAAAATTTCCTCATGTAGGGCTTCATTAGTATCAGATTCATTCAGGATTTTTAACCCAGGTGAGTACAAAAATACTCTGTTCTGCAGGTGCAGTAAAGTTGAGGAAGTGTGCTTCAAAAGTTCCTACTCGCTGTGGTTTTGTGCCTTTTGTAGGAAGGGAAGGCACAGGAAAGGACAGGGAAATACAGGATAAATGGTTAAATAACTTAAACCCCTGTCTCCTGTGTTCCTTCTAAACCTCTTGGAAATTGCCAGGTGTATTTAAGATTTTCCAGTAAAGACTGTGGTTAGACCTGTGGAATCAGAGATGCTTGGGATAGTGTTCTGGGATATGATTAGGAGTTGGGAATTCCCCAGTGAATTTCAGGTTGAGACTGCTGtggaagcatttttttaatggTTGGTGGAAACTGATTTCTCTCATAGTGGGGACGATCTGCTCATAAGCCTATGCCTGCCATTAACATCGTTTAGAGATTAGTGGTTTTCACCTTTGTTTCCCAAGTGAAGCTTTCTAAAATAGTTCTTCAGTTGCAGCCTAGACCCGAGTGTGAGACGACACACTCGACAGCAGCCTGGGActtctttgttgttgttctgcTTTGTGAACCTCTTTGAATCAAGTTTGTGCCCCACAAATTGAAAGTCTCTCTTGGaagcacaggatttttttttttgtaataaacgGGAAAAGGGAGATTAAGTATTTTCTGAGGAAATACATGTATTGTAATTTGGGATTGGGGCAATAATACGGGAAAAACAGCAAAACCTGGGGACCATTGTCAAGAACGCTGGAATAATCGGTAAAAAAGACATCTTGTTTCTCGGATGACTCATTTGGAAATTTTTAGCATTAGGATACGAAAACTACTTGTTATTCCCCCTCACAGCAAGCAGGAGCACTAGCCCCTGAAAGGGCTGATGACGGTGTCAAGCTCAAATACAGCATTTCTGATTGAACAGCCACAATTCCTCTTCCAGGAGCCCAGATAGATTTTCACTTCAGCTGTGCTGTTTTACTTAAAATCAGTTCTAAATATTTATGATAACTTAAAAGCTGTAATGGACACCTAATTTTCTCTTGCACGTTATACCAGATTGAGACGAGGAATAAGAGGTGTGTAAAAGATTAAGTTGCtctacccaaaaaggaacaaccCCCTTGTAATGCATTGTTTACTTGCATCTAGTCCCCTCTAAGAATGTTATAGATTCATTGCTGAACTGTGCTGGGTGCCCTTTGTAACAAACATATGTggaaatgggggtggggggggaaaggcagGGGTAAGCAGCAGTCTGGAGAGGAGGTGAGAACAAAACATGGGTTTCCTATCTCCAGTCTCTTTCCCCGTCATTTGGACTACCCAGCCTCTCCAGTCTGCTCTTTTACTTGTCAAGACGTTGAGAAACTGGATACAACCCTTTGACTGTCCTTGGCGAGTGCGGGGTGCTGTGggttaacaggaagaatgatgtggggagttggaaacgcaagaatgggtcattcctcccttttccccaccgctgtttgagcaggagcggagtgtagttccgcaggcatttgtgacccagctgcagttcgcgtaacgcacttcccatgggactcgcaccacagatggggaagatactgcggaaaagtcacctgccgTGCTTACACGTGAcgggcagtgatggtctggggctgtgactgccctgaggtgggggtccttgctgctgcagaaagccagcagcaggcagttaatacagagttgttgcaaagtgtttcctcctcatccctcccaaatgaatagagagagtgtttattagggaactcagtcaccaagacgtgtgggttttttattctttcaaccctcagacttacggcaagagctagcagtacgggagaggcaacaagaagtcacccgaaagtcggcacccagttctccgactctagactgtgaaaagatggattcggctgtccaggcgtctctctccttgccagctacacctgttggaaaaggatcggaaaatagttttccttccccaaaaggtacaATTcatagaaactgtgtctagttgtttggcagtacctgcagcttgttaacaagcaatttcaggccaggtgcttgttggtgaacttgaagtaagtgtaggtaggtgtggatcccacctgcattggatcaggtgtgtttaaatcctggggcagcatcaggtgcatttaaggagtataatcagtaaacagcatggagaagcaggacggtgaagcttagatactgcttttactggggcaagggtttgtgctctgcagtggatgcctgcagcagagctctgaagacctttgagatcgcagggaagtgcagtggctgatatttctgcttaaatgtggagcagcagtggtgagtaaatggtgggcagtaattcaaacagtctagactgcccctgttacaacacgtactttttgggggtcttgttttctctatgaggcagcagggtgttagtccagtccccttccctgtctggaaggctctggacaactgcaaggattaatacgttatttttcaaattagaaagaataaattccaggggaagctctggctggattagatggattgcgggcaatagccttgcagatggagagtgcgagaactctgtgtgtagttctattgggaaagagggcagtggacaggaattaagctttttcgtttttccatggctagtgatcatgtagtctgcgtgttattgtggggtaattgtgtgaatagcctgcagtaggattttagatttacttttttacgttggagttgatttattgaaattgaaacaaacaaaaccaaataaaaaaacctgtggagaagtggagcaggtaataaaatgtgtctgtgtttgcagctataccaaatggatttggtaccagcccccttactccttcggctagaatatctgcgctcaacattgtgggagatctgttgcggaaagtgggggtgagtgctctgaactgaagtattcctgtctcggtggggttgtcactgagctttcttccttgtgcacaatcacaaggtcttggcctgtgctgtagtttccaaagcatccatattcagtgtttagtatgtgataatgtattgttttttaatgatcttgatttgtaaagcatattactaaggttctgattccaactttgggtgatgaaattcatatttggagtaagaagtttctcaagcactttggtgtatggggttagacactgtcagccacttgttcttacttCAGGTggggcctgtggcttcctctctagtgagacccagatgcagaactggcgctcagactctgggtgcctgctgcatagtaactgtgtgtcatgggaggggagctaagataatgcctggggagatctgcaacaggtgctgaaaacagaaaaaaaaaatagaagcctgtgataagaaagtgagaaaataaatcaggagaaagccaaatgttcccatctgtagttgatggggaagtgaaatgcatgagcctttaaagggattaccacaataagcaaggaagaagtggtttgaacatctgttacagtgttgtttaggatgccaacctttccagttgaatgaaggcgactcttgagttatgagaagcttgttgacgtgcctcagtggctggtgttctgagtggaagcatgggtagcctccgtgtctcaccgccggtgctggctttcctctgtctcttgtggttagcactgagaacagcaatagctgcagtacagacagttgttttagcaaagtttgaaattaaaaattaactttgttcatgtttggagtcggtgagctcgtagctggtttgaaagggcagcaggataactcggggttatggagtgacatgtttaaaatgggatcattgtgagtaagagtctgcaggggatttagagagcttaagcacaatcccgtgtgattactctgcaaggacaggaaatgccaaataagcatgcttgttcccagcctgctccgagacacacgctctgccactggtacaaaattccagctcatgcatttgttcagtaacgattagaggatgtttaggatttctgtggctttggctactcataagatgcctcatcctgagcctcagactccatttctctgcaagaagtttcccctcagctttcttgcatgcagccgagatagtcacttggcacagatatCACAggttatttccagctgataggtgctttgagaccaagaggtgggtagttatctatatctcacagggtcacagaatggtgggggttggaagggacctctgtgggtcacccggtccagccccctgccgaagcagggtcacccagagcaggctgcacaggaccttgtccaggagggttttgagtatctctagagaaggagactccacagcctctctgggtagcctgttctagtgctctgtcaccctcagagtgaagaagttcttcatgttcagctggaacttcatattcttcagtttgtgcctgttgccccttgttgctgggcaccactgaaaagaatctggccccatcctcttgacaccgaccctgaagatgtttctaggcagttataaggtcccctctcagccttctcttctccaggccgaacaagcccagttccctcagcctctcctcgtaggagagatgctccagtcccctcaccatctttgcagccctccactggactctttccagtagctcctcatctttcttgaactggggagcccagaactggacagagtactgcagatggggcctcactaggaccaagtagaggggaaggagaacctccctcgacctgctgaccacaatatatctgcctatatagccactgagtaagcttgcatggatttctagaacactgtgtagtgttcgcttacttgtgatagcatgccagtgtcttatcagtggaatatttttctatgtggaatgggaccaagccccgtgtttggggagatgaggttttgtctccgctgtatgcatttgcaagtgtatgaatgctcccatgcacagggtggatgtaataaattgttgcaaggactttctgctagaccggactgctattgaagcaaagcctcagtttgtgacagacagcagaaagggcagggggtgtgctgcagtgaaggagagaatcaggattttggcctcccttctggcagcagtcagcagatgaggcagagactgtcaccttgtacaggggaacaagatctcaccaggcttgctgcgaagtagtacagatgaggtacagaccacggagacaggcttagttgctgccttgggttcctcatctgatgctgtaacacttcttgttctgaagcataccaatggcacttaagaaactggctttgttttgcaggccaagataaagaaatgctagaaggcattgccctggagaaaaaaattcgaatttccaaatacaaagtcccaaatacaaagtccctcgcaaaacttgaggattctgctttaggctctgtcttagacttctgattagcttatgccagccttactgcagctgctgaagcaggaagttttggtaacttctgctaggaattggcttccttattttaggtaattaattgagggttgatatgttgtaaaatctgagccctgatggaactgagtcacgcgtggcagtctgcgtcagcgtctcgttgtgtgggtttcctttgtggttggatgacagagaaaatgacagctttgttcccattcagttcagcttttgccaaaggtgatcacactgggttcctgatcgtggtgatcttggggtcatgacaaagcctgaacttgagcagcaaaatacttcctcttaatggtattacttttttgatgtcatttttttttccactttcacaggccttagaatccaaattagctgcttgcagaagttttgcaaaggaccaggcatcacggaaatcctacatttcagggaatgttaacagcggcgtgatgaacagcaatggcgcaaagtaccctcatccgggacatacttctttctttaacaaagggtaagtaaggatatgcttttgtcctgaaagggagtgtgtttcaggatgctgcttggagcagaagttattcttggtttgtctttagcccaccacagctttcatcctataggacgaataaattgtggagccagtctcaaggggatggggagggtgacagtgctgatttctgtaaagcaaagagcaaagcaagcgtgattgtctcgtagctggcagggtgtcagtgcctgtcctgtccctctgctgccgaatctcttggcggctgcatctcaggtaataaaaaaatcaacccaggcagcaaacctgctggtgaagtgaacgtgcccttcgaaaggatctcaagtaagtagtggtggagttgccatagctactggtgtgctcacacgggggaagtacgtgatggcaaatctggaggttcccttggtgagaatagctgagtgcaggcagcaaatgctcgcttggagggtggtgccctgtttgctctacttccccctatatgaggggaaaaagaaaacgtcattaagggcatagttctggctgatcgagggagcaactgcttccatgctgtctgtgctgtgcgtcagccgtgaagccagaaactgctttcacaggagaaacgaccccgtgtgtctcccgtgactcgcccgtggtcagggctttccgcacatcctcaatacagaatttattttggagaagtaaatgagcagttgccgacctgaagagtgccgtatacagagcagacaagctgagcttcctacaatcatcctcgtttgagctgaattgtgttgctacgtgggtagcagggcaagttgcatcttagaaactggtattcagagtttttttagagtcactgttgtttgctggttttggaaaaggagagtttggagacataacaaagtcagtggcctgtgcaaatcggacagacttttgggtcgtctgtgcactgcaaggctggctggggtccgtgcatcaccacggcagctcacgcttgcagggcacgggcgatatttcaggtacaagctgtcagggtagttgctagggagagattatagctgttcttaggaggcagcatggctatatcgagttgtggtgtgacaaataagctgattgctgtgtggggtggggtcacttttaattatctggattgtcatcacacttgttatctgggctggctgcctggagttaccagcaggttgtagctgaaaaaggtttagaaacccaccctcctgaaaactaacttctacagcagagctggaggatgttagtgggctagaaaagggggtggaaatgactgacgtgcTTAttggcaggttgttagagatccctgctgtcctgtcctcctcctctgcgtgcccacatgctgttgacagcggatggcccgtgcctcttccccgcatcggctcctgctcaatcttgctgcccctgtggaggtctctgagtgctgaggCTGAttgcagtgtctgtgctgggcacgcgtctccgtggctgccgtgtaaaacctgtacaactttgcacgtgtaagctgaaccgagctctgaaccgcagtgtggtcagccccatcacgcccgcacgctgcagcagccgcccagctccagccgcactggCAGGAGTCAGATCCGGAACGTGCAGCGGTGGccgggcacgaggggctgaggcaaggcatgccttgcttatcccctcgccttctctctccccagcccctgtactctcctccctgcccctcgttgttgctggagcctgaaacagctatgtgtgattgtagatgccatcccatctgcagccgctgcctaaagagcagccggttgttgggtggtgggaatgggacagaggtaactcagccacagcattacatttccacttactttcc
Above is a window of Opisthocomus hoazin isolate bOpiHoa1 chromosome 21, bOpiHoa1.hap1, whole genome shotgun sequence DNA encoding:
- the NDEL1 gene encoding nuclear distribution protein nudE-like 1 isoform X2, producing the protein MDGEEIQTFSSPKEETAYWKELSLKYKQSFQEAREELTEFQEGSRELEAELEAQLVQAEQRNRDLQADNQRLKYEVETLKEKLEHQYAQSYKQVSLLEDDLSQTRAIKDQLHKYVRELEQTNDDLERAKRATVVSLEDFEQRLNQAIERNAFLESELDDKESLLVSVQRLKDEARDLRQELAVRERQQEVTRKSAPSSPTLDCEKMDSAVQASLSLPATPVGKGSENSFPSPKAIPNGFGTSPLTPSARISALNIVGDLLRKVGALESKLAACRSFAKDQASRKSYISGNVNSGVMNSNGAKYPHPGHTSFFNKGHEKVVFPTLVMGQ
- the NDEL1 gene encoding nuclear distribution protein nudE-like 1 isoform X1, which translates into the protein MDGEEIQTFSSPKEETAYWKELSLKYKQSFQEAREELTEFQEGSRELEAELEAQLVQAEQRNRDLQADNQRLKYEVETLKEKLEHQYAQSYKQVSLLEDDLSQTRAIKDQLHKYVRELEQTNDDLERAKRATVVSLEDFEQRLNQAIERNAFLESELDDKESLLVSVQRLKDEARDLRQELAVRERQQEVTRKSAPSSPTLDCEKMDSAVQASLSLPATPVGKGSENSFPSPKAIPNGFGTSPLTPSARISALNIVGDLLRKVGALESKLAACRSFAKDQASRKSYISGNVNSGVMNSNGAKYPHPGHTSFFNKGAVNGFDQGPPGLGASRPSSAPGMLPLSV